A DNA window from Planctomycetota bacterium contains the following coding sequences:
- a CDS encoding twin-arginine translocase subunit TatC translates to MTVDRDPDATRGSMSFGDHLEELRRRLLWAIALPIPLAVLAFSYAEPIRDFLCAPAINALKAHDLPAQLQVLSPIEALSTDMYLAMITAIVASSPWILWQAWKFIEPGLYAHEKRFVRFLIPLSTLLTISGFLLLYFVLMPLMLDVLVSFGSETPSVITAEANSTGAETTAPALPSIPILSTTPSHVLPGQMWLTPDHKLIIAAPHEQSGIELFSVPLMHATRLAQQFRLADYLDFTLNFILGTCIAFQAPLVVLLLGWIGVFEVKSLGKFRRYAIFLALFLSAIITPTGDPISLFIMFVPLYLLYELGIILLRIAPPQAVAGGEVSKRFARLFRGDR, encoded by the coding sequence ATGACCGTCGACCGCGATCCCGATGCCACGCGCGGCTCCATGAGCTTCGGGGACCATCTGGAGGAGCTGCGCCGCCGCCTGCTGTGGGCGATCGCACTGCCCATTCCGCTGGCGGTCCTGGCTTTTTCCTACGCGGAGCCCATCCGGGATTTCTTGTGCGCGCCGGCAATCAACGCGCTGAAAGCCCACGACTTGCCGGCGCAACTCCAGGTGCTCAGCCCGATCGAGGCGCTGTCGACGGACATGTACCTGGCCATGATCACCGCCATCGTGGCCAGCAGTCCTTGGATCCTCTGGCAGGCGTGGAAATTCATCGAGCCCGGCCTCTACGCCCATGAGAAGCGCTTCGTGCGCTTCCTGATTCCGCTGAGCACCCTGCTCACGATTTCCGGATTCCTTCTGCTCTATTTCGTGCTCATGCCGCTGATGCTGGATGTGCTGGTCAGTTTCGGCAGCGAAACGCCCTCGGTGATCACCGCCGAGGCGAACTCCACCGGTGCCGAGACGACGGCTCCGGCGCTTCCAAGCATCCCGATTCTTTCGACAACCCCCAGCCACGTCTTGCCCGGCCAGATGTGGCTGACCCCGGACCACAAGTTGATCATCGCCGCGCCGCACGAGCAGAGCGGCATCGAGCTCTTCTCGGTGCCGCTGATGCACGCCACCCGCCTGGCGCAGCAGTTCCGCCTGGCCGACTACCTCGACTTCACGCTGAACTTCATCCTGGGAACCTGCATCGCCTTCCAGGCGCCTCTGGTGGTCCTGCTGCTCGGGTGGATCGGCGTCTTCGAGGTGAAGTCGCTGGGCAAATTCCGCCGCTACGCGATCTTCCTGGCGCTCTTTCTTTCGGCCATCATCACGCCGACGGGCGATCCCATCTCGCTCTTCATCATGTTCGTGCCGCTCTATCTCCTGTACGAGCTGGGCATCATCCTGCTGCGGATCGCGCCGCCCCAGGCCGTGGCGGGCGGCGAAGTCTCGAAGCGCTTCGCCCGGCTCTTCCGCGGAGATCGCTGA
- a CDS encoding TatD family hydrolase, with the protein MIDTHCHLTYQPFRNRLKEELDAAEAAGVRACITIGTNSEDSDQARLLAESDPRLWFTAGIHPLSTDDRVDWGVLRACGAHPRCVAWGELGLDNHYEKPAASLQRTMLDAQLDRITRWSDEGLSKPVVIHCRKAFDDLIPILAASGLPRDRFVFHCFTGTLDEARRVLEFGAWISFTGVVTYRNAPEVAQAALLVPEDRIMAETDAPFLSPEPMRTAKPNRPAHSIVVARHLARIRGADEASFLNTLDANALRFFGLPLAKLPPAGG; encoded by the coding sequence ATGATCGACACCCACTGCCATCTCACCTATCAGCCCTTTCGCAACCGGCTCAAGGAGGAACTGGACGCCGCCGAGGCGGCCGGCGTGCGCGCCTGCATCACCATCGGCACCAACAGCGAGGACTCCGACCAGGCCCGCCTGCTCGCCGAGAGCGATCCGCGCCTCTGGTTCACGGCCGGCATCCATCCGCTCTCCACCGACGACCGCGTGGACTGGGGCGTGCTTCGCGCCTGCGGGGCGCATCCTCGCTGCGTGGCCTGGGGCGAGCTCGGCCTGGACAACCACTATGAAAAGCCCGCGGCCTCGCTGCAGCGCACGATGTTGGACGCGCAGCTCGACCGCATCACCCGCTGGTCCGACGAGGGGCTCTCCAAGCCGGTCGTCATCCACTGCCGCAAGGCCTTCGATGATCTGATCCCCATTCTGGCCGCCAGCGGCCTGCCGCGCGACCGCTTCGTCTTTCATTGCTTCACCGGCACCCTCGACGAGGCGCGGCGCGTGCTGGAGTTTGGCGCGTGGATTTCCTTCACCGGTGTCGTCACCTACCGCAACGCGCCCGAGGTCGCGCAGGCTGCGCTGCTGGTGCCCGAGGACCGGATCATGGCCGAGACCGACGCGCCCTTCCTCAGCCCGGAACCGATGCGCACTGCGAAGCCGAATCGCCCCGCCCATTCGATCGTGGTGGCGCGCCATCTCGCCCGGATCCGCGGTGCCGACGAAGCGTCGTTCCTGAACACGCTCGACGCCAATGCCCTGCGCTTTTTCGGCCTGCCTCTCGCCAAGCTTCCGCCCGCAGGCGGCTAG
- a CDS encoding cation:proton antiporter: MKRVLALSATLLATVVAVGLLRLSLAHPPVAVPAGNALSQAAPPPDEALYTILALGLLVLGGFLAGEIVATFRLPRVTAYLLFGILAGPSFATWLPRGFPTLVPRGELRYLELMNALAVSLIGLVAGSEIRVSFLRTAGRRITQLVLCDAGGVVLFVAVLLAAISGSVPLLSLRTPSERWFLVAVLCALAIANSPAIVTALLRETRATGPFARTALAMTVLKDLALVILISGLLASWSASQSQGGGWSAALGVSWHLVGSLVVGLAFSMVLGLLANLTRFRLDLAVIVAGFAIAVAGRLLDIAPLLAGITAGFALANASPKSSRRLFHSVDNLLPTTYAIFFAVTGAKISLDSFLQIWPLALGISAARLAGILAGLRVGCQMAAVAYPVRRWLWTAMVPQAGVSIALAAEVSLLFRNEPWVGELESLMLATIVVNEIIGPPLMRLGVVRSGELQA; this comes from the coding sequence ATGAAGCGGGTGCTGGCTTTGTCGGCGACCCTGCTCGCGACCGTGGTGGCGGTCGGCCTGTTGCGCCTCAGCCTGGCGCATCCGCCGGTCGCCGTGCCGGCGGGTAACGCGCTTTCGCAGGCGGCCCCCCCGCCCGACGAGGCGCTCTACACCATTCTCGCGCTGGGCCTGCTCGTGCTTGGAGGATTCCTGGCCGGCGAGATCGTGGCGACGTTCCGCCTGCCGCGCGTCACGGCCTACCTGCTCTTCGGAATTCTCGCGGGACCCTCCTTTGCCACCTGGCTGCCCCGGGGATTTCCCACGCTGGTTCCGCGCGGCGAGCTGCGCTATCTCGAACTCATGAACGCGCTGGCCGTGAGCTTGATCGGACTGGTGGCCGGCAGCGAGATCCGCGTGTCTTTTCTGCGCACCGCGGGCCGGCGCATCACGCAGCTTGTGCTCTGCGACGCCGGCGGCGTCGTCCTCTTCGTCGCGGTGCTGCTGGCCGCGATCTCCGGATCGGTCCCGCTGCTCTCATTGCGCACGCCGAGTGAGCGATGGTTTCTCGTGGCGGTGCTCTGCGCGCTGGCCATCGCCAACAGTCCCGCCATCGTCACGGCGCTTCTGCGCGAGACGCGGGCGACGGGTCCCTTCGCCCGCACGGCGCTGGCCATGACGGTGCTCAAGGATCTGGCGCTGGTCATTCTGATCAGCGGCCTGCTGGCATCCTGGTCGGCCAGCCAGTCGCAGGGCGGTGGCTGGAGCGCGGCGCTAGGGGTCTCCTGGCATCTGGTCGGGTCGCTCGTCGTGGGGCTGGCGTTCTCGATGGTGCTCGGGCTGCTGGCCAATCTCACCCGCTTCCGTCTGGATCTTGCGGTCATCGTCGCCGGCTTCGCGATTGCCGTCGCCGGGCGCCTGCTCGACATTGCGCCGCTGCTGGCCGGCATCACCGCCGGTTTCGCGCTGGCCAACGCGTCCCCGAAAAGTTCGCGACGACTCTTTCATTCCGTCGACAACCTGCTGCCGACGACCTACGCCATCTTCTTTGCGGTCACCGGCGCGAAGATTTCGCTGGATTCGTTCCTGCAGATCTGGCCGCTGGCCCTGGGCATCTCCGCGGCGCGACTGGCGGGCATCCTGGCCGGACTTCGCGTCGGCTGCCAGATGGCGGCCGTTGCCTATCCGGTGCGCCGCTGGCTCTGGACCGCGATGGTTCCGCAGGCCGGCGTCAGCATTGCGCTGGCGGCCGAAGTTTCCCTGCTTTTTCGAAATGAGCCTTGGGTCGGGGAGCTGGAAAGCCTGATGCTGGCGACCATCGTGGTGAACGAAATCATCGGGCCGCCCCTGATGCGACTGGGAGTGGTACGGTCCGGCGAGTTGCAAGCATGA
- a CDS encoding PTS sugar transporter subunit IIA, giving the protein MEMLKDVLLPELVQRLDPSPEPTQFIRNICEQLSPIVGLSATTLEQAFMARMRNGSVCTPEGVAFPHAVVAGIKRTVIGCILVPRGLLLDFTNPPADLIFVLVGDSSNPWQHVRLLARLSRIASDAEARARLKSAANGMALMELILQEDQRHA; this is encoded by the coding sequence ATGGAGATGCTGAAGGATGTCTTGCTTCCGGAGCTGGTGCAAAGACTGGACCCATCGCCTGAACCCACGCAGTTCATTCGCAACATTTGCGAGCAATTGTCGCCGATTGTCGGATTGTCCGCGACAACGCTGGAACAGGCCTTCATGGCCCGAATGCGAAATGGCTCAGTCTGCACTCCTGAGGGGGTGGCATTCCCCCATGCCGTGGTAGCCGGGATCAAGCGAACAGTCATAGGCTGTATTTTAGTTCCAAGAGGGTTATTATTGGACTTTACTAATCCGCCAGCCGACCTGATCTTCGTTTTGGTCGGGGATTCATCCAATCCCTGGCAGCATGTGCGCCTCTTGGCTCGACTCAGCAGGATTGCCTCCGATGCCGAAGCCCGCGCTCGTTTGAAATCCGCCGCCAACGGTATGGCGCTGATGGAATTGATTCTTCAGGAGGATCAACGACATGCATGA
- a CDS encoding cytochrome c family protein produces MSRFLFPRWSNAFLPLVIVLGAIAPLYVGMFVAYGFSPKTLEMGYMPTQPVPYSHALHAGKLGMDCRYCHISVEKASFAAVPATQTCMNCHTQIHRESPKLEKIRTSYETGMPVEWIKVHKLADYTYFNHSAHVVRGVGCVECHGRIDQMEVVYRVAPLSMGWCLECHRDPSGRIRPPAMVTQMAWDQNKEMTAEERAALQKLNNIHPSDNCSTCHR; encoded by the coding sequence GTGAGCCGCTTCCTCTTTCCACGCTGGTCCAACGCCTTCCTGCCATTGGTGATCGTGCTTGGCGCGATCGCCCCGCTCTATGTGGGCATGTTCGTCGCCTATGGATTCAGCCCGAAGACCCTCGAGATGGGCTACATGCCCACGCAGCCGGTTCCCTACAGCCACGCCCTGCATGCCGGAAAGCTCGGAATGGATTGCCGCTATTGCCACATCAGCGTGGAGAAGGCCTCCTTCGCCGCGGTTCCCGCGACGCAGACCTGCATGAACTGCCACACACAGATTCATCGCGAGAGCCCGAAGCTGGAGAAGATCCGCACCAGCTACGAGACGGGCATGCCGGTCGAATGGATCAAGGTTCACAAGCTCGCCGACTACACCTACTTCAACCATTCAGCGCATGTCGTGCGCGGCGTCGGCTGCGTGGAGTGCCACGGACGCATCGACCAGATGGAAGTCGTCTATCGAGTGGCGCCACTCTCCATGGGATGGTGCCTGGAATGCCATCGCGATCCCTCCGGCCGGATCCGTCCTCCCGCCATGGTCACGCAGATGGCCTGGGACCAGAACAAGGAAATGACAGCCGAGGAGCGCGCCGCGCTTCAAAAACTCAACAACATCCACCCCAGCGACAATTGCTCCACCTGCCACCGATGA
- a CDS encoding TAT-variant-translocated molybdopterin oxidoreductase: MKISKDIPLPLAQSHGACGCTSSDVAADSNGACGCGSSESAAPANGGCGCGSSKAVPAQRSGSAWWRSLGEKSEDAEASAFASREFSMASDVLDGDDRRTFIKLMGAGFALAGLGLAGCRRWPESKIVPNASQPANRTPGIAVTYSTAVDLMGVGYGLVATSYDGRPIKLDGNAAHPFWGGASTSWMQSRVLELYDPDRSRQVFKNGAPSDYAAFAKWLRANADRLAAAQGEGLAILTQANSGPAFADMVARAAAMYPKMSVATWEALSPDASRDGLWMATGRNVMPIFDLSQAKVIVSLDADFLGTTADSTRSTKQWAEGRRVRNPDASKQTQNRTYVAEPSLTVTGMNADERFAMRRMDIPIFAARIAQALGVGSGNGELKAALDTAVGSAAGKNLLDERGEAVLAKMIEDLKSADGAAIVLCGESQPAAMHALVASINNVLGAKSKTLRYVPTPQASCVAQLKELVDRMNAGKIDTLLILGANPVYDAPADLQFAAAMGKVPNIARVSYYRDETSLEKSCAWHVPACHFLECWGDVRSPDGVVSIQQPLIQPLIDPAQGGRSPVEVLAELIGQDPRDGYAIVRRTHMAGSGLSGTAFDHQWRTWLDQGIVEGTTAILVPAPVNDGAVGKNFATLAGTLGGVRGSEIELCFAPDARVLDGRFANLGWLQELPDPVTKLTWDNALLLSVATMQRLGLKSGDMVKVSAGTSSIECAVWAVPGNADDTGTIALGSGRSGAAAGRVAADAGFNAYPLRTSTNMGSIRGVSVQPVGRRYEFAHTQDHGAVDALVAAVPNDGIQARLPTLVRESSLSKYRAEPAFAGELVHTPHRLSLWQENNLDGAQFRWAVSVDLSTCTGCSACVTACQAENNIPIVGKDQVKRGREMFWIRIDRYFRGSDAAKPEGFAIQPVACMHCENAPCEQVCPVAATVHDSDGLNSMVYNRCIGTRYCSNNCPYKVRRFNSPDPSRSSRSTTSTPAPTCGCACR, from the coding sequence ATGAAAATTTCCAAGGACATCCCACTTCCATTGGCCCAGTCGCACGGCGCATGCGGATGCACGTCGTCGGATGTTGCGGCCGATTCAAACGGCGCCTGCGGTTGCGGCTCGTCGGAGTCCGCGGCGCCGGCGAATGGCGGGTGCGGCTGCGGATCTTCCAAGGCGGTGCCGGCGCAGCGCAGCGGCAGCGCCTGGTGGCGGTCGCTCGGTGAAAAATCCGAGGACGCCGAAGCCAGCGCTTTTGCATCACGCGAGTTTTCGATGGCCAGTGATGTGCTCGATGGCGACGACCGGCGCACCTTCATCAAACTGATGGGCGCGGGATTCGCGCTGGCGGGGCTTGGACTTGCGGGATGCCGCCGATGGCCGGAGTCGAAGATTGTTCCCAACGCCAGCCAGCCGGCCAATCGCACGCCCGGCATCGCGGTGACCTACTCGACCGCCGTCGACCTGATGGGCGTGGGCTACGGATTGGTGGCGACCAGCTACGACGGACGGCCGATCAAGCTCGACGGCAATGCGGCCCATCCCTTCTGGGGAGGCGCTTCCACCAGTTGGATGCAGTCGCGCGTGCTTGAGCTCTACGATCCTGACCGGAGCCGACAGGTGTTCAAGAACGGCGCTCCCTCCGACTACGCAGCCTTTGCCAAGTGGCTTCGCGCCAATGCCGACCGCCTGGCTGCGGCGCAGGGCGAAGGGCTGGCCATTCTCACGCAGGCGAATTCCGGCCCCGCGTTCGCCGACATGGTCGCGCGGGCAGCGGCCATGTATCCGAAGATGTCCGTGGCGACCTGGGAAGCCCTCTCGCCCGACGCCAGCCGCGACGGACTCTGGATGGCCACCGGCCGCAACGTCATGCCAATCTTCGACCTGTCCCAGGCGAAGGTCATCGTGTCGCTCGATGCCGATTTCCTGGGCACGACCGCGGACTCCACGCGATCCACCAAGCAATGGGCCGAGGGCCGGCGCGTCCGAAATCCGGACGCCTCCAAGCAGACTCAGAATCGCACCTACGTCGCCGAGCCGAGCCTCACCGTCACGGGCATGAACGCCGACGAGCGCTTCGCGATGCGCCGCATGGACATCCCGATCTTCGCCGCGCGGATCGCACAGGCCCTGGGCGTCGGCAGCGGCAACGGCGAACTCAAGGCCGCGCTCGACACCGCCGTCGGAAGCGCCGCGGGCAAGAACCTTCTGGACGAGCGCGGCGAAGCCGTGCTCGCGAAGATGATCGAGGACCTCAAGTCCGCCGATGGCGCGGCGATCGTGCTCTGCGGTGAAAGCCAGCCCGCCGCGATGCACGCCCTGGTCGCTTCGATCAACAATGTCCTGGGAGCAAAGAGCAAGACGCTTCGCTATGTCCCGACACCGCAAGCCTCCTGCGTCGCGCAGCTCAAGGAGCTCGTCGACCGGATGAATGCCGGCAAGATCGACACGCTGCTCATTCTGGGCGCCAATCCGGTCTACGACGCGCCGGCCGACCTGCAGTTCGCCGCGGCCATGGGCAAGGTTCCCAACATCGCCCGCGTCAGTTACTACCGCGACGAGACCAGCCTGGAAAAATCCTGCGCCTGGCACGTCCCGGCCTGCCACTTCCTGGAATGCTGGGGCGATGTGCGATCGCCCGATGGCGTCGTCAGCATCCAGCAGCCGCTCATCCAGCCGCTGATCGATCCCGCCCAGGGCGGGCGCTCGCCGGTCGAGGTTCTCGCCGAGTTGATCGGCCAGGATCCGCGAGACGGCTACGCCATCGTGCGCCGAACGCACATGGCCGGCAGCGGCCTGTCGGGAACCGCATTCGACCACCAATGGCGCACGTGGCTTGACCAGGGAATCGTCGAGGGGACCACGGCGATCCTGGTGCCGGCGCCGGTCAACGACGGCGCCGTGGGCAAGAACTTCGCGACACTGGCGGGAACCCTTGGCGGCGTCCGCGGCAGCGAGATCGAGCTCTGCTTCGCCCCCGACGCGAGGGTGCTGGACGGGCGCTTCGCCAACCTGGGCTGGCTGCAGGAACTGCCCGATCCGGTGACCAAGCTCACCTGGGACAACGCACTGCTTCTTTCCGTCGCGACGATGCAGCGACTGGGATTGAAGTCCGGCGACATGGTCAAGGTCTCCGCCGGCACCTCCTCCATCGAATGCGCGGTCTGGGCCGTGCCCGGCAACGCCGACGACACCGGCACCATCGCGCTGGGCAGCGGACGCAGCGGCGCCGCCGCGGGCCGCGTCGCCGCCGACGCCGGATTCAACGCCTATCCGCTGCGCACCTCAACCAACATGGGCTCCATCCGCGGCGTCTCGGTGCAACCGGTCGGCCGCCGCTACGAGTTCGCCCACACCCAGGACCATGGCGCCGTCGATGCCCTCGTGGCCGCGGTTCCCAACGACGGCATTCAAGCCCGGCTGCCCACCTTGGTGCGCGAAAGCTCGCTCTCGAAATACCGCGCCGAACCGGCCTTCGCCGGCGAGCTGGTGCACACGCCGCACCGCCTTTCGCTCTGGCAGGAGAACAACCTCGACGGCGCCCAGTTCCGTTGGGCCGTCTCCGTCGACCTCTCCACCTGCACCGGCTGCAGCGCCTGCGTCACCGCCTGCCAGGCGGAGAACAACATTCCGATCGTCGGCAAGGATCAGGTGAAGCGCGGCCGCGAGATGTTCTGGATCCGCATCGACCGCTACTTCCGCGGCTCCGACGCCGCCAAGCCCGAGGGCTTCGCCATCCAGCCCGTGGCCTGCATGCACTGCGAGAACGCGCCGTGCGAGCAGGTCTGCCCGGTGGCGGCCACCGTGCATGACTCCGATGGACTCAACAGCATGGTCTACAACCGCTGCATCGGCACGCGCTATTGCAGCAACAACTGCCCCTACAAGGTGCGCCGCTTCAACAGTCCGGACCCTTCGCGATCAAGCCGGAGTACTACGTCGACACCGGCCCCGACGTGTGGGTGCGCATGCAGATGA
- the nrfD gene encoding polysulfide reductase NrfD produces MTSLQANRPTALPGFQESDNTAENPGIRAPLVLNMDRFNQVTRQVCQVAESKRPPFAWYAAFTVSLGLVGLLGFCVTYLIFTGVGVWGLNNPVMWAFDITNFVFWVGIGHAGTLISAILFLFRQKWRTGINRFAEAMTIFAVICAGLFPGIHVGRVWLAYWLFPIPNQMDMWPQFRSPLLWDVFAVGTYFTVSFVFWFIGMVPDLATLRDRAKGPIQQFAYGLFALGWRGSNRHWHRYEVAYLLLAALSTPLVLSVHSVVSFDFAVSQLPGWHTTIFPPYFVAGAIFSGFAMVVTLAVPARQLFGLKDLITLRHLDNMNKIILVTGCMVGYAYSMEFFIAWYSGAIYEKFAFVNRAFGQYWWAYWIMVSCNVITPQLFWSKRIRTSIPIMFALCLVVNIGMWFERFVIIVTSLANDFLPTSWDFFTPTWVDMGTMMGAFGLFGTCFLLFCRYLPMIAIAEVKATMPQANPHWSGYEAAHGHGDHGSHGGGSAKPSFASPDAQRSPGGSPNGSDLTP; encoded by the coding sequence ATGACCTCGCTGCAGGCCAACCGGCCCACCGCGCTGCCCGGCTTTCAGGAGTCGGACAACACCGCCGAGAATCCCGGCATCCGCGCCCCGCTGGTGCTGAACATGGATCGCTTCAACCAGGTGACCCGGCAGGTCTGCCAGGTCGCCGAATCGAAGCGCCCGCCCTTCGCCTGGTACGCGGCCTTTACCGTGAGCCTTGGGCTGGTCGGCCTGCTCGGCTTCTGCGTCACCTACCTCATTTTCACCGGAGTCGGCGTCTGGGGTTTGAACAATCCGGTGATGTGGGCCTTTGACATCACCAACTTCGTCTTCTGGGTCGGCATCGGACATGCCGGAACGCTGATCAGCGCCATCCTTTTCCTTTTCCGGCAGAAGTGGCGCACCGGCATCAACCGCTTCGCCGAGGCCATGACCATTTTCGCGGTCATCTGCGCCGGACTCTTCCCCGGCATCCACGTCGGACGCGTCTGGCTGGCCTACTGGCTCTTCCCGATTCCCAACCAGATGGACATGTGGCCGCAGTTCCGCAGTCCGCTGCTCTGGGACGTCTTCGCGGTCGGCACCTACTTCACCGTCTCCTTCGTCTTCTGGTTCATCGGCATGGTGCCGGACCTGGCGACGTTGCGCGACCGCGCCAAGGGACCGATCCAGCAATTCGCCTACGGCCTCTTCGCCCTGGGATGGCGGGGGAGCAACCGGCACTGGCACCGCTATGAGGTGGCCTATCTGCTGCTGGCCGCGCTGAGCACGCCGCTGGTGCTAAGCGTCCACTCGGTCGTGAGCTTCGACTTCGCCGTGAGCCAGCTGCCCGGCTGGCACACCACCATCTTCCCGCCCTACTTCGTCGCCGGAGCCATCTTCAGCGGCTTCGCCATGGTGGTCACGCTGGCCGTGCCCGCGCGGCAGCTCTTCGGCCTGAAGGACCTGATCACGCTGCGCCACCTGGACAACATGAACAAGATCATCCTGGTCACGGGATGCATGGTGGGCTACGCCTACTCGATGGAGTTTTTCATCGCCTGGTACTCCGGCGCGATCTACGAGAAATTCGCCTTCGTCAACCGCGCCTTCGGACAGTACTGGTGGGCCTACTGGATCATGGTCAGCTGCAACGTGATCACGCCGCAGCTCTTCTGGTCCAAGCGCATCCGCACCAGCATCCCGATCATGTTCGCCCTCTGCCTGGTGGTGAACATCGGCATGTGGTTCGAGCGCTTCGTCATCATCGTCACCAGCCTCGCCAACGACTTCCTGCCGACCAGCTGGGACTTCTTCACGCCGACCTGGGTGGACATGGGCACGATGATGGGAGCCTTCGGTTTGTTTGGAACCTGCTTCCTGCTTTTCTGCCGCTACCTGCCGATGATCGCGATCGCCGAAGTCAAGGCCACCATGCCGCAGGCGAATCCGCACTGGTCGGGATACGAGGCGGCCCACGGACACGGAGATCATGGCTCGCACGGCGGCGGATCCGCCAAGCCATCCTTCGCCAGCCCCGACGCGCAGCGAAGCCCGGGCGGAAGCCCGAA